accataggggccacagaaatcaccatcagccaattacaaaaagcagctttactgggaatagcctatattctgcgacgatatctataacaattgacaataaaattcagccatcccaggtccttgggaaggactcgatgtctggataaaacaaaccagtcagtaacacctgtctgactgtgtaaacaagagataataaatgTTGGATGGCTGTAACTAGCTGcaaacaatgggcagcatccaagcAAAGATTTGTCCAAATGGAATGCTTCTGCTTGTGCATGGAGGCGGGAAGGTGATTTTTACCAATtatctcctttcctctgcagctttctgtgcctgccaaaaatatgtctgtgagAGTTGAGGGACCCTCTGGGATATTTGTTAGTTGTCTTCTGAGTGTCCAATACTTTCTGTATACTGTACAATTAGATGTACATAAATGTCTATGGTGCTTAATCAGGGAACACTAGAAAGAACAGAGCTCAAACATGCAGTGCAATTTGAGTCCTGAAGTTGTGATTAACAGTGTCCGTACTTGTCAGTTTAGAGAGAAAGATGTGAATTAAATCCATTAGCTTGGCTTCTCAAAGATATCTTGTCCGCTGTAGCCATATTCTTATAGAAATGTTGTCTGGGCCAAAGGTAGACTTAAAGACTTCAACTTAAAGCTGAGACTTGTGCTGGAGATAttgtatggggggtggggtgacacaTGACCACTGTATTGGTCTCCAGTTAGCCTCTACTCTACAGAGAAGTGCTAGGCCTAGACCTAAAACTTGGTCCACTCCCACCAGTACCCCAGAGAAGTTGCTCTGATAGTTCTATtgctggcttgactactgcatttAATTTGTGTGTATTTTAAGAGTCTGTTCTGTTGTTGCAGCTGGTTTTCCTCTATACTCAACTACTGTACTCATTTCTGTGGTGGCCTTTTGCAAGTAGTGTTACATCTGAAGTGCAGCTGCATTGAAGAATACAGTACTTACTCCCGTTACTAGCTGTTGTTTCCTGTCAGGTGTGTGTATCCTTACTCTATTtgtttttacacttctatcccactcttcctccaagtagcccagagtggtgttgtgttcatcctcacaacaaccatgtgaaataagttaggctgagagataagtgacaggcCGAgaaccacccagtgagtttaatggctgaatggggatgtgaactttgggtctccctggtcctagtctagcactctagacactacaccatgctggctggttgACCCCAAGAGGTGGACAAACCTGATAAAATTTCAATTCCATTTTTTTTCAGCTTCATATTTAATAAGGTCAGTTCTCTGCTGGTGCTTCGTGCCCTCTGCTGCTTGTAGACTTAAAAACAAGTGCAGTGTGTATATATTACCAGCTTTTGTTAGTGTAGTTTTGTGATTTGTTAAGCATTTCACTAAAAAATAGTGCTCCTTTCCCTTAGGTGTTCCTTTCAGTTGAAGGTGATTGAAATATGTCACTGGACTTAACTAGCATACAAAGCAGTGGGTATTGTGAAGCGTGCGTGTGTGTATCcactgaaatgtatttccaggcagcatacttattttgataTATCaaacttaaatccttgggggcctggggtgtgcggcaggggcgtatctagggaaaatagcgcctagggcaagcactgaaatagcacccctgtccaaacatctgatacccatctttcagataactttaccaagcATAGGGGGAAGGaaatctcagagagagagagagagagagagagagagagagcaagcagagGCATAGTAAGGttaaagtgggcccagagacaagattttaaaatggacccctcgctgatatacacacatacacatgcacttcacaatatatagtgcactcacactcacatctccattattattattattattattatttactttttatatcccgctcttcctccaaggagcccagagtggtgtactacatacttaagtttctcctcacaataatcctatgaagtaagttaggctgagagagaagtgactggcccagagtcacccagcaagtatcatggctgaatggggatttgaactcgggtctccccagttctagtccagcgctctaaccactacaccacgctggctccacattATGaacatggtgaatatttatatagttatatttataactatttatatagttatatagttaattGCCAGAACTATGTCCTTAAAAAAACCATCTTTACAAACTTGTGagcacaagcacatgcacacaccttagagggaacactggtggtgatggtcactagcttggatggctttaaaaggggcttagacaaatttatggaggacaggtctgtcattgGTTTCTGGTCTGAGggctagaccacctccagccatgtaggcagtggtgcacctaggtaaatttggagcctggaccaaaagccCTTTGGAGGGCCTTCCCTCACCGGaggccccctccaccaccactgtcGCCATGACAGGTGACTCCAAACTTTTCAGGAGTCATTATTTATCTCTAGTCTagtcaaaatatttatttattagttaccTTCCTAGTGTTCACATTACACATGTTTTTAGGAATGTCTTTTTTAGTTCTAAATTTATTCTTCCTGCCTATTTTCTTGGATCAATTTTGCCTCAACCCAGCAGCCTGAGACTGCTAGTGAAAATTTCCCCTAAAACCAAACTCGCAATGGAATAAAAAGTATTTGGGGGCAGCATGGAGATCTTTATGCTAGgaggacactgaatttaagaagGAGCTTAGTTGTTATATATACAAATAGAGGAGACTGACACTGCCTAGAACTATGGTGGAATTAGAATAAGATTCAAGGcagaatgcaaaaaataaattgaTATATAATACATACTGAAATATTTTGCTTAGGAGGAAGTAGTTGCTTAGAAGAAAGTGGATGCAGGCTCACTCATGATGAAACAGTAGTATGTGACCTTTCTTTTTATCATAGTACAAACATAAAAGGACTTTAAATGGGCTAATTACAAAATGATTAAAGGAAACTCTCTTTCACATAATTTCTAATTGACCTATGAAAATATTTGCCACAGGTTATTTTGGGGGATTTGAATTTAACCAAGATTTAAAGTAAAATTGGACAGGTCCATAAAAGAGAAGTAGAGCAAGAATAATTGGTGTTACATAGCTGGAGGGACATAAAGATCCATGCCTTGGGGCTAAATTCCACCACATTATGAAAAATGAGGGCATTGCCTTTTTCAGATATCTTCTCCTTTAGTGTGTACTTTGCATGTGTTTTCACCTCCCTTTGAAATATGAGTGGTTGCCACTGTCAGAGGAAGGAGATTGAGCAAAATTGTGAAGTCCCGTGGAGATAATATCCATGGCAAATATTTCTACCCCTTGCTTAGAAGccactgggggtgtgtgtgtgttttccccatgtGTGTGTGAGCAAGAGCAGTACTGCTTCCACCTGAAAGCCTGCATTTCAAGGGGGTGGGAGCACAAGGCAGAACAAAGAGAGGGATTTTtcaagtgtgtgggggtggggatcttTCTCCTACATAAACAAGCAGTTCCAAATTagggggcagaaggaggggagtgaggaagacacacacacacacgcacgggCTTTCAAGGTGCAGAACACAGACACAGTTTTTCGAGCTGGGAAGGGAAGAAACGCATTCAAACAAAGCAAATGCAGGCTTTGGGAGGCGGTACTGCTCTTGCTCACACGCGAGGggaaaacatgcacacacacagtagTGCCTTCTAAGCAAGGGGGGTtagaaatctctctcacacagagagaTGGCGAAAACAGATAAGGGCTTTATCATAAGGTTTTGTTTGTACTTTCCTTGAGAGCAGCCCAGCTCTCTTGTTGGacctgaggaggggagggggggctgagTCTGGACTCAGGAAAAAAAAGTTAATTAAttttttgtggtggggggtggggcatggcaggcaatTTGCGCCCCACCTTCAGttgcgcccagggcacatgccctgcctgccccccatggATACACATctggtgtgcagaggccctggactggaaggagaggaaagcaggtggggggggcattttaatatctcatctctgggcccattcaaACCTTACGACGCCCCTGCTGGTCATGTCCCTCTTAGTCGCCTGTCTCCAACCCCCGATCTGTTGGTTGCCTGATACTTTTTGGGATGTGGTGATCAGATCTACAAGGAACCAAGCTGAGGCTCTTAGAGCTCAAATAGTGGCTTTTGTACCACAAGGAGAAACTACAAGGGTTTGGATGATCACAGCCTCTTCCAAAGGTGCATGGTTGGAAATACTTAAAGCAGATTAATTATCACTAATATCATTCACCAtcctgttcttacaatcagcttTGAAAGGCTGACTTAAAATGTGAAGCTGCGGGTTTGAATTTACTTTAGTTTTTGTGAATTCAAGCAAAGAACAAAAGATCACATTCTTGTAGGTGGTGAATGATGTGGCAGGTAGCTTGCCAATTGCCTGATCACTTACCAGGGCTCTCCTTATCAGGGGactccattgcctcctccagggACCTCTTCCACCGGCTTCCTCCACAGAGAAAGACTATTGCCCTTTTGAACTGATGACCACAAAGCCTCATTGCTTTTTGTGCAGCTATCTGGGGCATCACTGCTCCAGATGTTGGGGTGCTTTGAATGCTCATTTCTGCTAGCAGTACAGCTGACAGCCCCAGCAAGATCACCTTTAGCTCCATCCTGTCCACTTAAAATAAGTCACTTTACCTCCCAGGGTTGACTTTGAGTGGAGTATCAGTTGCTGTTAAGCACACTCTGCCCTACACCCCCTCTCAGCAGGCTGTGCCAAATCTTAGCCTTCACCTGATTTTCTTTTATAGGATGCAGCACCCAGCCATCTTGTATTTTTGACTGCCCACATAGACATTTCTAGTGTCCATGTTGTTCCTTTAGTTCCTTGCCCACTTTTCTAATTCATTACAACCCGATTTCTATTTTTATAAGGGTACAACTGTCTTTgatgttgctaccacaagaccagctcgcctcccttTAACAGTAATAATCTTTACAGAATCTTCTTGATTCAAAGAatgagaagagcagaagctttgtGCATACTCACTGTACCTGCAGATAAACAGTGCATAATTCAGAAGCTTGAGGAGTATTGGGATATGTATGCTTAGAGGTGCAAGTGCATTATTGCAGCATGTGGGCTGTTGTCCGCCCCGCACAAGCTTTTTATATGTCTGTGTGTATATCTAGTAACAAAAATGTAGATATTTGTACTATGCATGTATATATTGCATTATCTGATCCCTATAGAATTGCTAGTATGGAGATATGAAGGTATAGCATCCAACATGGGGACCATAGAGTTTGTTAACCTTAAGATAGGTCTCTTCAGAATGAGTATGTTCAATGGGATTGAAGTCTACCCACAACTGTGAGAATTATCCTAATAGAAGATAGTTGTGAGAACTttatttaaaagctgggaaacaGTAGGACTATCATGGGAAAGGGAGTGGATGTCTCCATTTTGGGATACAGGAATGGCATACGGTTTATACAAAGTGAGGGAGAATgctgtagggatgtacacggaactggATGCGggaagttcaaaggcagggggctaGGCTTTAAagttggggagggtgcacttacccctccctacGCTTCCCCCCACCCGCGAGCACTCCATTTGCAAAGTACCTCCCTGCCTCATCGGACCCTACATCAGCAGAAGTACCCAACGCGCCTGCGCATCCTTTGCAAACAGAGCACTGGTGGcgggaaagcagagagagagggaatcaccctcccccacccttaaagtcaaccccccaccTTTAAACCGGCGGAATCAACAGTTGTTAGGACcaatttggaggcccataaaagggccagACATGTCCTCCCAGACACGTCTTACACCATGCATGAGTGCTACAGCCAATCAGTGCTTCTTAGCATATGTTTACAAACCTCTTCTTCAAGCTTTATAGCTTGCAACAGTAAACACACTTGCCATTAAAAATGTGAATTATCCCATCCTGCGGTCTTCCTCCATTCCAGGATGCACCATTGCAGGGATGGTGGTgctttgtgttgttgttgctgctgctgctgctgcttctacttatatacttcttttcaaaaGTATATTtgaaaaattcccaaagtggtttacatagaaaaacaaataaataagatggttttctgtccccaaagggctcacagtctaaacaaaTGTGGTACTGCAGCATTACTAACCACACTTTCATACAACTGTGTGGCTGTAGGGCACGAAACCAAAGCTTGTGGCACTGCAGTCTTTGCACCCCTTTTAGATACACCAGATGTATCCATCAAAATACAGATTTATTAATAAAACACAGAATTTCAGtcaatgactgacatccaaattaaattacccctgagtagtcctactgtggccacctaatggcgcagcagggaagtaacttgcctaaggagtgagaggttgctggttcgaatccctgctggtatgtttcccagactatgggaaacacctatattgggcagcagcgatataggaagacatATGATGAGATGCATACAATGAAATAATATAGGATGAgatgcatcatttcatactgcgtgggagatggcaatgacaaCCCCTTCcaggattctaccaaagaaaaccacatgactctgtggtcgccaggaattgacaccgactcaatggcaaaAATTTACTTTAGGCCTATTGTAATTAGGTATTTTATAGTAACTTGGTTTGGATGTTATCCAATGAACAGAAGAGATGAAATGTTAGTTCTAACTTCTAAGATTTGCTCTGGCTTGTGTAAGAGACAGGTAGGTGGTATCATACATTCAGCAAACAATTCAAATAAGAAACAGCATTTGTTATGAATCAAAAGCTGGCACCACTCGACTCTGCTCTCCTCGTCACTCTGGCCTCCTTGTCCTTTATAGATctacagtgctggggaggaagacTTGGGGTAGGGTTTTGCATTGCTGACAGGTGAGCAGGAAATGCAGATGTGGAAGCAAAGATCAGGAGTGGCAATGATGGTGGAAGTGAAGGACAGAGGTGATGTCACTCTCTACTACTGCCTTTCCTGCTCCCAGGTAATCTACCACCTCAGCTTTCCTCATTATGAGGCCAGCCCTGCTCATAACACCTGtttgaattaaaaacaacagcaacaataacaaccctggccaacatgatgtgccgAGTACCAGCGATGGTGAGAACCATGCCAAGGCTGTGAACTTGTAAGGAAACCTCAATGCTCTTGAGAATaagtggttgtgcaagcagtgtTGCTGCAGTTATTTCCATTACAAAGATGCTTGTGCAATCACTTGTCCTACAAGTCCACGTCAACTTTGGTGTGGTTTGCACTGTCTCCATCCCCATGCACTGGAATGTTTACCATTTTCCTACTTAAACTAAGAAGAGTAAAATTCTCTTACCATAATTATCTGTGCCGGTATGGTCTCTATGACAGACATGGCTAAGCAGATACAAACTCTGGTGGGTTCTGCTGAGTTGCCACATGCCCAGATGTTGCTTATTTTAACCCTTTTTTGACATACTGTCATGGATTGCCGAGTCTAAAATACAGTCAATGGGAAAGGTCAAGAAAAAACCATTTTCACAACCAAGAgctacttggaggaaggacaAGACATACTAACATGATAATTATGTTGTTTATGATCAGATGAGCTGAGCAGTGAAATGCATCATCTACAGGCAAAGTAGAGCAGCGTTTGCCAACTGGTAAGCAGTGGCACACTAGCCAGCATGCCACACTGACTCACTCTATGTCTGCACTCCCCGCTTTTGAAGCTACCACCTTCCATAGGCAGGAGGGATGGATGCAGCCTTTCCAATGCATCGTGGGGCAAGTTGGCTCCAaaaagtggggagtttaaacACCCCATCATGGGGGCCGAATTGCTCTTTTCAAGGAAATGTTCAGGAGGGACACGAGGAGGAGGAAGCAtagacacaggggcgtagcaaggttggagtgggcccagagacaagattttaaaacgcccccccctcactgaagctcagctcatgaagtaaagtaatcttaaaagaggcaaaaattgtatatatatatgtgccacaatagaacaccatcctaaattattttttaaaatgttttgtaaattgtggatgatgcaagtcatttcatggtactagataaagacatgctgttctggtagctccaggtcttaacactcacatgaattttggaggaggaatacagctgaaggaagcccgggcgggtgcgcggctgggggagtcagtcatgtgacttgcctctgggggggccccaaggcagtgagcccccagacaactgtctccccttgccctattgtagttacgcccctgcataaacaaataattaaaaatcacacagtggctttgctgccacaaaaaaatgttttgtatgtattggggtgggggtgggagagcctGCAtgtcccaatttttttaaaaaatgtgcaccTGGTTGAAAAATGTTGGGAACACTGAAGTAGAGATCTCTATATGCTCTGGTGGTGTCCTCAGCTACGCAGGAAAGCATTATTTTGTACAAGAGAGTGAGATAAGCACCAAAAACTCCTCCTAATGAGGGCTATGCATGGACAAAGCCCTAGTGTAGGAACAGGACATGACAAAACTTGAAAATCCCAACAGCGATATAAGCAAAATGGGGCACTTTTCAGTAGCACAGTGATGCAGGGGCGAAGTTTGTTTGATGGTAATAAGACATTTCCAGTTTTAAGTCCATCTTTTAAGGACGGGTTAGCATAACATATCCTGCTATCATATCTCAGGAAGAGATATCCTGAGTCATACCTGGTAGCTGTGAACCATACATATACAGCCACACTACTCATACAGACTGTATACATTTTAATGAAAGGTTAATTTTCTCCCTGTGGTGTTGCAAATATGTTACAACATTCAGCATAATTTTAGAACAAAAATTAAATGTAAGAAAACAATGCTTCCCACTCTTAAGTACAGTGAAACAAATAAAAGTGCAAGAGATAGTTTTGATGACAAGTTATGTGTGTTTTTACAAAAGACTGCGACATTTTCAATTACTTGGAGACATTGACAAACTCTTTTCCTCTTCCTACACACAGTATTCATTCCAATACCCTGCAACTAGCACTGAAAACCTGTTCTGAAAAACTAAATGCAGAGAGAAAATTGTAATCTTAGCATAGTGTACTAATCTCATTTTTGGTACATCCCCATTTACAGCACATTCCAGCTACTCCCATAGAGAAGTCACGTTTTCTTCTGGGAGTTTTGACCCAAGGAAAGTTATTTGAGCCCAGCGAATTGGCCATCCCTGTTCCATATTGGCTTTTGTGGGCGGCATCCTCTACTTGGTGGATGTATTCACTGAAATTATCAGTAGGAACATATTCATTATAATCATCATATAAATTAGACGTGTCTTTCAATGACTGTTTTCCAGTTGGTTGACTGATACTTTGTAGCTGCTCTAGTTCAGGATCCAAGAATGACTGCAACTCCATGTTCTCCAGTTCTTTGTCATTGCTGGTTTGAACAAACTCTGTTAAGAAAAACGAAATAATTGAAAGGTTACCCAGTGAAAAATGTCTGTTCAGatgtctagatcagtgtttctcaaccaccggtccctggaccgctgccggtccccgaagggttgagtgccggtccctgactgggagtcaacccacccccaactgaaatcaaggcactcacttcctcaattttgcacatggcacggaagaggaagagtatcacggaggcatgggacccttcttgtgccttgcctccacgtgctgctgagatcttcctacagctatcttattccctatctttacagcttcaaactgtatgcgatgcgggggcatggaggaaaaagtatggcagtgggcgccacttgaagggctgctggttcttgcatgctcattgtttgcagccaaaggttggttgattgaaacccagctgcctgttgtggtcgaggcgccttgagagggaacactgtttccctcttgcatcagtggggcttgcttgtatgttgttttcattggccccatgtagcttttgaatttttctaatggcccaacatcccctctccattgagtaatcacaagcacctccactccagacatactggagacaaatttgttcacccaggcttttagattcaggggttctcaaccttgggtacccagacgttggtggacttctactcccataatccccagccataatggccaaatgccattgttgttgggggttatgggagtttaactgagggacccaaggttaagaacccctaatattcaatgtttgcaaaagattccaaatttttttattttaatgcttatattattttcattctaaactgcccaaagatgcaagttttgggcagtatagaagtctgatagatagacagacagacagacagacagacttgaaacccctttactaactcctggtcgggaaactgtgcatgaagaatgtagcggtccttgaaacgctGCACGaaggaccggtggttgagaaacactgctctaaaccAAGTTCTATATCGAATCCAAATCCATGAGCAGCAAACAAGTGCTGCTAGAAGGAATAAGAAAGATTATGCTTCTGTAATACTGAAAGCATTAAAAATGGAAGTTTGTAAAAATTGTTGGTGTTTTGGTTTTAAGTTTCCTCATGTGTTGTATCTAATAAGTGCTGCATGCTACATGTCAATAACTCATTGTTCCCTAGTCTCACCTTCTGACTCATTATAATAGTTCTGCTACTGTCCTTTGGTCTACCCTTGATCCTTCTACTTTTCAAAAGGGAGAATCCAGCATGCCTCTGCTGCCTGGGTGCTTGTCTGAGCCACTAGAAGAAATACTACTGATGCTCAGGGATAAGCAAAGTAATGGGGATACCTTTTATTGGTCTAACCTCTTCCGGTGAGTTGGCTAAACCAAGATCTAGAAGCATACACTATGAGTTCATAGTCGTATTGCTTTGCAGTTTCACCCCTACTGACTTTCTCAGAAAAGTTGTCATCAGCAAACAATTTTCTATttattgcctttaaaaaaaaacatagagTACATCAAATCATggtgtgtgcatacatgtggcATTTTCTTCCCATGTATTTAAAAATAGGAAGCTACTCTCATTTGCACACGGCTTACCAGTATTTGAAGACCTCATTTCAAATTCAAGGTGAAACAACCAACAACCAGGAGCAATGATAGCTGAATACAGTGCATTCAGTTTTGCTTTCTGCCTGTTTGAACTTTACGAACAAAGAAAATTCATTccaatttttatttgttgttcacTGGGTTTGAAATGCCTCCCACTACTCTGTGTGGTTTTACAGATATCGATATGCAAATTATACCAAATTTGATTCTACTGATTCAGTTATGCTGCCTGTATCCACTGCTGAACACACGCAACAACGGTAAGTAAAgtgttaattttatttttgtgacCTAAAGAAACAGTGCGAGATGATGAGGAAATACACTACAGGGCAAGGGAAAGTAAAATATATGGTTCTTCCTATGTGTTCCATTGGTGAGGCACTGCAAAAAGTAAACAATGTTCAGAGATGGTAAGATTTATttcctgcatttcccccccttattATTTTGTGATAATATGCCCAAGTCTCTCTCTTGAAAGACAGAAATCTGGGAGTTTGTACTGAGTAGGTGAAGTTGCACAAGAAGCAGGGCATTCACTAGTCTCTCTCTCGCGCTGTACCTGGCAAAcccatttaaatgaaaaatagaagcagctttctccctctttcctctgAATACCGACCGACATCCAGTCTAAGTTACTTCATAATACTCGAAAGCCATGTTCTTCCTTGTAAGTTGTAAGGCTCAGGGGCCAGTGGCTGCTCCCACCCACCCTAACTGCTTGctccctaattgtttattgggcccgTGTGAAGCTTTGACTGAAGCGGAAGACTCCGCATAGCCCTCTCCATGCAGAGCTGgccattcccactgtgcagtgcggCGCTTTggacagcactggtggggctcctttacgGAAAATGGAGCCCGCCTTGAGCCCCGGCATCAGctgggaaggcatgcacagagtgctgggaagtgtcgccctccccagcacttccttcacagagcagacGAGAGGGGTTTTCGGCTTTCTTTAATTAAAGGGCCCTCTCGACAGCAAGAAAAGCAGAGTTAGTGGGCAGAAGTTAACACAACGGGAAATCATTCTCTCACGTTTAAAACGAGTCTCTCACGTTTTGGGCCAAAGCAGCCACCTCTTGGGGGGAAAGTGAGGCTCACTGCTCTAAAGGTCTCCTCCATCCATTGCAACAGGACTTCTTCAGGAGGAGGTCATGGTCAGCCACTTATTTTTTGCTCAAGAACAAAGTACACGAGCTGGCAAGAGAATGGCAAGATCAGGATGAGAGGGGGAAGCAGTCAGTCTGAAGCGCACTAGCAGGAGTGTCAGTGGAAAATAATaaacacacgtgtgtgtgtgcgtgataTGTGGGAGGGTGTTTCTCTGGCGCTCCTGGGCACAGTTTCCCTGCGGCCTGCTGCAGATGGGGAGAAGCGAGAGAGCGCGtgcccctcttccctttcccGCCCACTGTCCGCCTTACCTGCGCGCGCCCTCCCCGGCTGTGGCGGCGACCAGCCCCTCTTCCAGCGGGACCCTCCGCAGGTAAAGATGACGGCGCGGATGAACTCGCGGCCGCACAACTTCACTCCAAACTCGCCAGCTCCGGGACTGAGGGCGGCCCAGCGGCCCGTTGgggccccagccgccgccgccgggaaGCTCTGGGCATTCAGCTCTGCCGGCAGGAGCAGCag
Above is a window of Hemicordylus capensis ecotype Gifberg chromosome 2, rHemCap1.1.pri, whole genome shotgun sequence DNA encoding:
- the LOC128341801 gene encoding relaxin-3-like — encoded protein: MGTKGPLLLLLLLAGAGALLLLPAELNAQSFPAAAAGAPTGRWAALSPGAGEFGVKLCGREFIRAVIFTCGGSRWKRGWSPPQPGRARAEFVQTSNDKELENMELQSFLDPELEQLQSISQPTGKQSLKDTSNLYDDYNEYVPTDNFSEYIHQVEDAAHKSQYGTGMANSLGSNNFPWVKTPRRKRDFSMGVAGMCCKWGCTKNEISTLC